A window of Ptychodera flava strain L36383 chromosome 1, AS_Pfla_20210202, whole genome shotgun sequence contains these coding sequences:
- the LOC139140883 gene encoding uncharacterized protein isoform X2 produces MRSGTIGKSFTVDMDHHNCSANSSKWLEMAHGCDHDVEDGHDHSIIHCNVSRMPRSSLSDTNESTFTGNAVEAGPLNGKPVRVCFPANSDSLLAATAGPSTSGSDQTESGATTGESQGSMRNSLFETKPDRDRMHRKVMKTSFIIIFTTFAFLFQWLIVNLLVALDFPAGIPSELRVLAMVLSYIPAALDPIIWIYTIAAIRRHTRNVFQMFRTHCYKCFSGVTGQADGRE; encoded by the exons ATGAGATCTGGTACGATTGGCAAGTCCTTCACTGTCGACATGGACCATCACAACTGCAGTGCGAACTCGTCAAAGTGGTTGGAAATGGCTCATGGTTGCGACCACGACGTTGAAGATGGACATGACCACAGTATCATAC ATTGCAACGTATCCCGAATGCCACGATCGAGTCTCAGCGACACGAACGAGTCGACGTTTACGGGTAATGCGGTCGAGGCCGGTCCGCTCAACGGAAAGCCTGTGCGGGTGTGTTTTCCAGCAAACAGTGACAGCCTGCTTGCCGCAACGGCCGGACCGAGCACAAGTGGATCGGATCAGACGGAATCGGGTGCGACGACAGGAGAATCGCAAGGGTCTATGCGAAACAGCTTGTTCGAGACAAAACCCGACCGTGATCGAATGCACAGAAAAGTTATGAAGACATCATTCATTATAATCTTCACGACGTTCGCTTTTCTTTTTCAGTGGTTAATTGTTAATCTTCTAGTCGCCCTGGATTTTCCGGCAG gaATACCTTCTGAACTGCGGGTCTTGGCCATGGTACTGTCGTATATTCCGGCGGCCCTCGATCCTATCATTTGGATATATACTATAGCAGCGATCAGAAGACACACACGAAACGTCTTTCAGATGTTCAGAACACACTGTTACAAGTGCTTCAGCGGCGTCACTGGCCAAGCCGATGGAAGGGAATGA
- the LOC139140883 gene encoding uncharacterized protein isoform X1: MRSGTIGKSFTVDMDHHNCSANSSKWLEMAHGCDHDVEDGHDHSIIREFSLWLTVSCVVILMAVFVVGTMGNVLVITSINYQRKQPTGKYLTSVLSVAYLVTCTVCVPMALAGILNPNIVMFEFCLVHEVLSFSTLLFTIFVTTLISVDRHDLVKRYPRRWLNSKKVLLVLALCGIVSVALSVGPTIGHIASQGDDKHGCHLWTNRVDSFIWYLAYCVGVVTFLSLVTMSLCYYDIFKRTVEHVEQTRSTLGNNGPRKYGRSKMNANKVVPSADCNVSRMPRSSLSDTNESTFTGNAVEAGPLNGKPVRVCFPANSDSLLAATAGPSTSGSDQTESGATTGESQGSMRNSLFETKPDRDRMHRKVMKTSFIIIFTTFAFLFQWLIVNLLVALDFPAGIPSELRVLAMVLSYIPAALDPIIWIYTIAAIRRHTRNVFQMFRTHCYKCFSGVTGQADGRE, encoded by the exons ATGAGATCTGGTACGATTGGCAAGTCCTTCACTGTCGACATGGACCATCACAACTGCAGTGCGAACTCGTCAAAGTGGTTGGAAATGGCTCATGGTTGCGACCACGACGTTGAAGATGGACATGACCACAGTATCATACGTGAGTTCAGTTTATGGCTGACGGTGTCTTGCGTTGTTATTCTAATGGCCGTGTTTGTGGTTGGTACAATGGGCAATGTTCTGGTCATCACGTCAATCAATTATCAAAGGAAACAACCGACAGGGAAGTATCTGACATCCGTTCTTTCAGTTGCGTATCTGGTGACGTGTACCGTATGTGTACCCATGGCCTTAGCCGGAATTCTGAACCCTAACATTGTGATGTTTGAATTCTGTCTAGTACATGAAGTTTTATCTTTTTCGACGCTGCTATTTACCATATTCGTCACTACTCTTATTAGCGTCGACAGACACGACCTCGTGAAAAGGTATCCGAGACGATGGCTTAATTCGAAGAAAGTGTTGTTAGTGTTGGCTTTGTGTGGCATTGTGTCTGTTGCACTGAGTGTTGGGCCAACTATCGGTCACATAGCCAGTCAGGGCGACGATAAGCATGGCTGTCACCTGTGGACGAATCGTGTCGACAGTTTTATTTGGTATCTGGCGTACTGTGTCGGTGTCGTCACATTTCTGTCACTTGTCACCATGAGTCTTTGTTACTACGACATCTTCAAAAGGACAGTCGAGCACGTGGAGCAAACACGGTCGACCCTGGGCAACAACGGTCCCCGGAAATATGGAAGATCAAAGATGAACGCTAATAAAGTTGTTCCCTCTGCAGATTGCAACGTATCCCGAATGCCACGATCGAGTCTCAGCGACACGAACGAGTCGACGTTTACGGGTAATGCGGTCGAGGCCGGTCCGCTCAACGGAAAGCCTGTGCGGGTGTGTTTTCCAGCAAACAGTGACAGCCTGCTTGCCGCAACGGCCGGACCGAGCACAAGTGGATCGGATCAGACGGAATCGGGTGCGACGACAGGAGAATCGCAAGGGTCTATGCGAAACAGCTTGTTCGAGACAAAACCCGACCGTGATCGAATGCACAGAAAAGTTATGAAGACATCATTCATTATAATCTTCACGACGTTCGCTTTTCTTTTTCAGTGGTTAATTGTTAATCTTCTAGTCGCCCTGGATTTTCCGGCAG gaATACCTTCTGAACTGCGGGTCTTGGCCATGGTACTGTCGTATATTCCGGCGGCCCTCGATCCTATCATTTGGATATATACTATAGCAGCGATCAGAAGACACACACGAAACGTCTTTCAGATGTTCAGAACACACTGTTACAAGTGCTTCAGCGGCGTCACTGGCCAAGCCGATGGAAGGGAATGA